In a single window of the Pseudomonas sp. B21-015 genome:
- the prpF gene encoding 2-methylaconitate cis-trans isomerase PrpF yields the protein MAHASQIAPQIKIPATYMRGGTSKGVFFSLQDLPEAAQIPGPARDALLLRVIGSPDPYEKQIDGMGGATSSTSKTVILSKSIKADHDVDYLFGQVSIDKPFVDWSGNCGNLSAAVGSFAISNGLVDASRIPHNGVAVVRVWQANIGKTIIAHVPITNGEVQETGDFELDGVTFPAAEVQLEFMDPAAEEEGGGGSMFPTGNLVDDLEVPGVGTLKATLINAGIPTIFINAEDIGYTGTELQGAINGDLKALAMFETIRAYGALRMGLIQHLDEAAKRQHTPKVAFVAMPADYVASSGKAIAATDVDLLVRALSMGKLHHAMMGTAAVAIGTAAAISGTLVNLAAGGIERNAVRFGHPSGTLRVGAEASQVNGEWTVKKAIMSRSARVLMEGYVRVPGDSF from the coding sequence ATGGCTCACGCATCTCAAATTGCACCGCAGATCAAGATCCCCGCCACCTATATGCGTGGCGGCACCAGCAAAGGCGTGTTCTTCAGCCTGCAAGACTTGCCCGAAGCGGCACAAATTCCAGGGCCGGCTCGCGATGCGTTATTGCTGCGGGTGATCGGCAGCCCCGATCCGTACGAAAAGCAAATCGACGGCATGGGTGGTGCGACATCCAGCACCAGCAAAACCGTGATCTTGTCGAAAAGCATCAAGGCCGATCACGACGTCGATTACCTGTTCGGTCAGGTCTCCATCGACAAGCCCTTCGTCGATTGGAGCGGTAACTGCGGCAACCTGTCGGCGGCGGTCGGTTCGTTCGCCATCAGCAACGGCCTGGTGGACGCCAGCCGCATTCCGCACAACGGTGTGGCGGTAGTGCGCGTGTGGCAGGCCAACATTGGCAAGACCATCATCGCCCATGTGCCGATCACCAACGGTGAGGTCCAGGAAACCGGCGACTTCGAACTCGACGGCGTGACTTTTCCGGCGGCCGAAGTGCAGCTCGAATTCATGGACCCGGCGGCGGAAGAAGAGGGGGGCGGTGGTTCGATGTTCCCCACCGGCAATCTGGTGGATGACCTCGAAGTGCCGGGCGTCGGTACGCTCAAGGCCACCCTGATCAACGCCGGCATCCCGACGATTTTCATCAACGCCGAAGACATCGGCTACACCGGCACCGAGTTGCAGGGCGCGATCAACGGCGACCTGAAAGCCCTGGCGATGTTCGAAACCATCCGCGCTTACGGCGCGCTGCGCATGGGGCTGATCCAGCACCTGGACGAAGCCGCCAAGCGTCAGCACACACCGAAGGTGGCGTTCGTCGCCATGCCGGCGGATTACGTCGCCTCCAGCGGCAAGGCGATTGCGGCAACCGACGTCGATTTGCTGGTGCGCGCGCTGTCCATGGGCAAACTGCACCACGCGATGATGGGCACGGCAGCAGTGGCCATCGGCACGGCGGCGGCGATTTCCGGCACGCTGGTCAACCTGGCGGCGGGCGGCATCGAGCGCAACGCTGTACGCTTCGGTCATCCGTCCGGCACCTTGCGCGTGGGCGCAGAGGCCAGCCAGGTGAACGGCGAGTGGACCGTGAAAAAAGCCATCATGAGCCGCAGTGCGCGGGTGTTGATGGAAGGTTACGTCCGTGTGCCGGGTGATTCTTTCTAA
- the ppsA gene encoding phosphoenolpyruvate synthase encodes MVEYVVSLDKLGVHDVEHVGGKNASLGEMISNLAGAGVSVPGGFATTAQAYRDFLELSGLNDQIHAALDALDVDDVNALAKTGAQIRQWIMEAEFPEKLNAEIRTAFATLSAGNPDMAVAVRSSATAEDLPDASFAGQQETFLNIRGVENVIRAAKEVFASLFNDRAISYRVHQGFDHKLVALSAGVQRMVRSETGTAGVMFTLDTESGFRDVVFITGAYGLGETVVQGAVNPDEFYVHKGTLEAGRPAILRRNLGSKAIKMIYGEVATAGKSVKTIDVDKADRARFCLSDAEVSELAKQAMIIEKHYKCPMDIEWAKDGDDGKLYIVQARPETVKSRTQANVMERYLLKETGTVLVEGRAIGQRIGAGKVRIIKDVSEMDKVQPGDVLVSDMTDPDWEPVMKRASAIVTNRGGRTCHAAIIARELGIPAVVGCGNATQLLKDGQGVTVSCAEGDTGYIFEGELGFDIKKNSVDAMPDLPFKIMMNVGNPDRAFDFAQLPNAGVGLARLEFIINRMIGVHPKALLNYDGLPQEIKDSVDKRIAGYNDPVGFYVEKLVEGISTLAAAFWPKKVIVRLSDFKSNEYANLIGGKLYEPEEENPMLGFRGASRYISESFRDCFELECRALKRVRNEMGLTNVEIMVPFVRTLGEASQVVDLLAENGLARGDNGLRVIMMCELPSNAILAEEFLEFFDGFSIGSNDLTQLTLGLDRDSGIIAHLFDERNPAVKKLLANAIQACNKAGKYIGICGQGPSDHPDLAKWLMEQGIESVSLNPDSVLETWFFLAEGQASA; translated from the coding sequence TTGGTAGAGTACGTAGTTTCCCTCGATAAGCTCGGCGTCCATGATGTAGAGCATGTGGGGGGCAAGAACGCATCCCTGGGCGAGATGATCAGTAACCTTGCAGGTGCCGGTGTATCGGTGCCCGGTGGCTTCGCCACGACAGCTCAGGCTTATCGTGATTTTCTGGAACTGAGCGGCCTGAACGATCAGATCCACGCTGCCCTCGACGCCCTGGACGTCGATGATGTAAACGCCCTTGCCAAGACCGGCGCCCAGATCCGTCAATGGATCATGGAAGCCGAGTTCCCCGAGAAGCTCAACGCCGAGATCCGCACCGCGTTCGCCACGCTGTCGGCCGGCAACCCTGACATGGCCGTGGCCGTGCGCTCTTCCGCTACCGCCGAAGACCTGCCGGACGCTTCCTTCGCCGGTCAGCAGGAAACCTTCCTGAACATCCGTGGTGTCGAAAACGTCATTCGCGCCGCCAAGGAAGTGTTCGCTTCCCTGTTCAACGACCGTGCGATTTCCTACCGTGTCCACCAGGGCTTCGATCACAAGCTGGTAGCCCTGTCGGCCGGCGTGCAGCGCATGGTCCGCTCCGAAACCGGCACCGCCGGCGTGATGTTCACCCTCGATACCGAATCGGGCTTCCGTGACGTGGTGTTCATCACCGGCGCCTACGGCCTGGGTGAAACCGTCGTACAAGGCGCGGTGAACCCGGATGAATTCTATGTTCACAAAGGCACGCTGGAAGCCGGTCGGCCGGCCATTCTGCGTCGCAACCTGGGCAGCAAAGCCATCAAGATGATTTACGGCGAAGTGGCCACGGCCGGTAAATCGGTCAAGACCATCGACGTGGACAAAGCCGATCGGGCGCGTTTCTGCCTGAGCGACGCCGAAGTCAGCGAGCTGGCCAAACAAGCGATGATCATCGAGAAGCACTACAAGTGCCCGATGGACATCGAATGGGCCAAAGACGGTGACGACGGCAAGCTGTACATCGTTCAAGCTCGCCCTGAAACCGTGAAGAGCCGCACCCAGGCCAACGTCATGGAACGTTACCTGTTGAAAGAGACCGGCACCGTGCTGGTTGAAGGTCGCGCCATCGGCCAGCGTATCGGCGCTGGCAAGGTGCGGATCATCAAGGACGTGTCCGAGATGGACAAAGTCCAGCCGGGCGACGTTCTGGTTTCCGACATGACCGACCCGGACTGGGAACCGGTCATGAAGCGCGCCAGCGCCATCGTCACCAACCGTGGCGGCCGTACCTGCCACGCGGCGATCATCGCTCGCGAGCTGGGCATCCCGGCAGTGGTCGGTTGCGGCAACGCCACCCAGCTGTTGAAAGACGGCCAGGGCGTGACCGTTTCCTGCGCTGAAGGCGACACCGGTTACATCTTCGAAGGCGAGCTTGGTTTCGACATCAAGAAAAACTCCGTGGATGCCATGCCGGATCTGCCGTTCAAGATCATGATGAACGTCGGCAACCCGGACCGCGCCTTCGACTTCGCGCAGCTGCCGAACGCCGGTGTGGGCCTGGCCCGTCTGGAATTCATCATCAACCGCATGATCGGTGTGCACCCCAAAGCACTGTTGAACTACGACGGCCTGCCGCAGGAAATCAAGGACAGCGTCGACAAGCGCATTGCCGGTTACAACGACCCGGTCGGCTTCTACGTCGAGAAACTGGTCGAGGGCATCAGCACCCTGGCGGCAGCGTTCTGGCCGAAAAAGGTCATCGTGCGTCTGTCGGACTTCAAGTCCAACGAATACGCGAACCTGATCGGCGGCAAACTCTACGAGCCGGAAGAAGAGAACCCGATGCTGGGCTTCCGAGGCGCTTCGCGTTACATCAGCGAATCGTTCCGTGACTGCTTCGAGCTCGAATGCCGCGCCCTCAAGCGCGTGCGTAACGAGATGGGCCTGACCAACGTTGAAATCATGGTGCCGTTCGTTCGTACTCTGGGCGAAGCGAGCCAGGTGGTCGATCTGCTGGCCGAAAACGGTCTGGCCCGTGGCGACAACGGTCTGCGCGTGATCATGATGTGCGAACTGCCGTCCAACGCGATCCTGGCTGAAGAGTTCCTCGAGTTCTTCGACGGTTTCTCCATCGGCTCCAACGACCTGACCCAGCTCACCCTGGGCCTGGACCGTGACTCTGGGATCATCGCGCACCTGTTCGACGAGCGTAATCCTGCGGTCAAGAAGCTGCTGGCCAACGCAATTCAGGCTTGCAACAAGGCGGGCAAGTACATCGGCATTTGCGGTCAGGGCCCTTCGGACCACCCGGACCTGGCCAAGTGGCTGATGGAGCAGGGCATCGAAAGCGTTTCGTTGAACCCCGATTCCGTACTGGAAACCTGGTTCTTCCTGGCTGAAGGTCAGGCTTCGGCCTGA
- a CDS encoding zinc transporter ZntB: MFEEENAQWGLVHALVLDGKGGARSIARTELDDLQLQAHESLWLHWDRSHPQTQTWLRKSSGLSEFSCDLLLEENTRPRLLPLPDSELLLFLRGINLNPGAEPEDMVSVRIFGSAQRVISLRLRPLRATDELLVQLAEGKGPRTASELILYMAQYLTNKVQDLVSCLSEIVDEEEEKLDADERYTPEHGAVLQIRRRAAALKRFLAPQRDIFGQLTRIKLSWFVEDDGDYWNELNNSLTRYLEELELTRERVGLVLETEDRRLSVRMNRTMYRFGIITGIFLPMSFLTGLLGINVGGIPFSTSPYGFLIACLVAGLVALGQWWLFRRLRWF; this comes from the coding sequence ATGTTCGAGGAAGAAAACGCGCAGTGGGGGCTGGTGCATGCCCTGGTGCTGGATGGTAAAGGCGGTGCGCGTTCGATAGCCCGGACTGAACTCGATGACTTGCAGCTGCAGGCCCATGAAAGCCTGTGGCTGCACTGGGATCGCAGCCACCCGCAAACCCAGACCTGGCTGCGTAAGTCCAGCGGTTTGAGTGAATTCAGTTGCGACTTGTTGTTGGAAGAGAACACTCGGCCGCGTCTTTTGCCGCTGCCGGACTCCGAACTGCTGCTGTTTCTGCGCGGGATCAACCTGAACCCGGGCGCGGAGCCGGAAGACATGGTCTCGGTGCGGATCTTCGGTTCGGCCCAGCGGGTGATCTCCCTGCGTCTGCGGCCGTTGCGCGCCACCGATGAGTTGCTGGTGCAACTGGCCGAAGGCAAAGGGCCGAGAACTGCTTCCGAATTGATCCTTTATATGGCGCAGTACCTCACTAATAAAGTGCAGGATCTGGTCAGCTGCCTCTCGGAAATCGTCGATGAGGAAGAAGAAAAGCTGGATGCCGACGAACGGTATACACCGGAGCATGGGGCCGTTTTGCAGATCCGTCGCAGGGCGGCCGCGCTGAAACGTTTTCTGGCACCGCAGCGGGATATTTTCGGGCAACTGACCCGGATAAAACTGTCGTGGTTCGTCGAAGACGATGGCGATTACTGGAACGAATTGAACAACAGCCTGACCCGTTATCTCGAGGAGCTGGAATTGACCCGGGAGCGCGTGGGGCTGGTCCTGGAGACCGAAGACCGACGTCTGAGCGTGCGTATGAACCGCACGATGTACCGCTTCGGGATCATCACCGGGATCTTTTTGCCGATGAGTTTTCTGACCGGTCTTTTGGGGATTAACGTCGGCGGCATTCCGTTCTCTACCAGCCCTTATGGCTTCCTGATCGCATGCTTGGTGGCGGGCTTGGTAGCGCTGGGGCAGTGGTGGCTATTCCGACGTTTGCGCTGGTTCTGA
- the sigX gene encoding RNA polymerase sigma factor SigX: MNKAQSLSTRYDPRELSDEELVARSHTELFHVTRAYEELMRRYQRTLFNVCARYLGNDRDADDVCQEVMLKVLYGLKNFEGKSKFKTWLYSITYNECITQYRKERRKRRLMDALSLDPLEEASEEKAPKPEEKGGLDRWLVYVNPIDREILVLRFVAELEFQEIADIMHMGLSATKMRYKRALDKLREKFAGIAET, from the coding sequence TTGAATAAAGCTCAATCGCTCTCCACGCGCTACGACCCCCGCGAGCTCTCTGATGAGGAGTTGGTCGCGCGCTCGCACACCGAGCTGTTTCACGTAACGCGCGCCTATGAAGAACTGATGCGGCGTTACCAGCGAACATTATTTAACGTTTGTGCACGATATCTGGGGAACGATCGTGATGCAGATGATGTCTGTCAGGAAGTGATGTTGAAGGTGCTGTACGGCCTGAAGAACTTCGAGGGCAAATCGAAGTTCAAGACGTGGCTCTACAGCATCACGTACAACGAGTGCATCACGCAGTATCGGAAAGAACGGCGAAAGCGTCGCTTGATGGACGCTTTGAGTCTGGACCCCCTCGAGGAAGCGTCTGAAGAAAAGGCGCCGAAACCCGAGGAGAAGGGCGGACTTGATCGCTGGCTGGTGTATGTGAACCCGATTGACCGTGAAATTCTGGTGCTACGATTTGTCGCAGAGCTGGAGTTTCAGGAGATCGCAGACATCATGCACATGGGTTTGAGTGCGACAAAAATGCGGTACAAGCGCGCTCTAGACAAATTGCGTGAGAAATTTGCAGGCATTGCTGAAACTTAG
- the rraA gene encoding ribonuclease E activity regulator RraA produces MNHYLTPDLCDAYPELVQVLEPMFSNFGGRDSFGGEIVTVKCFEDNSLVKEQVELKGNGKVLVVDGGGSLRRALLGDMLAEKAAKNGWEGLVIYGCIRDVDVIAQTDLGVQALASHPMKTDRRGVGELNVAVTFAGVTFHPGHYVYADNNGVIISPSPLAMPE; encoded by the coding sequence ATGAACCATTACCTCACGCCTGACCTGTGCGATGCCTACCCGGAGCTGGTGCAGGTGCTGGAACCGATGTTCAGCAATTTTGGCGGCCGTGATTCTTTCGGCGGCGAAATCGTGACCGTCAAATGTTTCGAAGATAACTCGCTGGTCAAGGAACAAGTCGAGCTCAAGGGCAACGGTAAGGTGCTGGTGGTCGACGGTGGCGGTTCCCTGCGCCGCGCGCTGCTGGGCGACATGCTGGCCGAGAAAGCCGCGAAGAACGGTTGGGAAGGGCTGGTGATCTACGGTTGCATCCGCGACGTCGACGTCATTGCGCAAACCGATCTGGGGGTTCAGGCCCTGGCCAGTCATCCGATGAAAACCGACAGGCGCGGTGTCGGTGAACTCAACGTTGCCGTGACCTTCGCAGGCGTGACCTTTCACCCGGGCCACTACGTTTATGCGGACAACAATGGCGTGATCATCTCGCCAAGCCCGCTTGCGATGCCTGAATAA
- a CDS encoding lysophospholipase: MQSSSNLFPVALISAERRGDLSEDVYRLKPGNSPDGTVELAVTRLGLADEPAVRGVPVILLHGSFSNRRFWFSPKGLGLGAYLTRLGFDVWIPEMRGHGLSQRNQGYRQNRVADYARYDLPAIGAFVREQSGQVPHWIGHSLGGITLAAALGGEYIGEPVVASAAFFGTQVSRTYWPLKFPPVEWSGRFILKRFAQLSGSRLKRGPEDEPIGLALESMRWYGLFGRFGDADKDWWAGLAEVQLPVLAVSAAGDHQDPTWACHKLFDQVGSEHKQFITLGREQGFGDNFGHVEMLVSKAAQTEVWPLVARWLADQQTPLLGGTPDLATAI, from the coding sequence ATGCAAAGCAGCAGCAACCTATTTCCTGTCGCCCTGATCAGCGCCGAGCGGCGCGGCGATCTGAGCGAAGACGTCTATCGTTTGAAACCCGGCAACAGCCCCGACGGCACCGTCGAACTGGCTGTGACGCGCCTGGGCCTGGCCGACGAGCCAGCGGTGCGTGGCGTGCCGGTGATTCTGTTGCACGGCAGCTTTTCCAATCGACGGTTCTGGTTCTCTCCCAAAGGTCTGGGCCTGGGCGCTTATCTGACGCGCCTGGGATTTGATGTGTGGATTCCGGAAATGCGCGGTCACGGCTTGTCTCAGCGCAATCAGGGCTATCGTCAGAACCGCGTCGCCGACTATGCGCGTTACGATTTGCCGGCCATTGGCGCGTTCGTGCGCGAGCAAAGCGGCCAGGTCCCACACTGGATCGGTCACTCGCTGGGTGGCATTACACTGGCGGCGGCGCTGGGTGGGGAATACATCGGCGAGCCTGTTGTTGCGTCTGCGGCGTTCTTCGGCACGCAGGTCAGCCGTACCTACTGGCCGTTGAAGTTTCCACCGGTGGAGTGGAGCGGGCGCTTCATTCTCAAGCGGTTTGCCCAGCTGTCGGGTTCACGCCTCAAGCGCGGCCCGGAGGACGAGCCGATTGGCCTGGCCCTGGAAAGCATGCGCTGGTACGGGCTGTTCGGCCGTTTTGGCGATGCCGACAAGGACTGGTGGGCGGGTTTGGCCGAGGTTCAGTTGCCAGTGCTGGCCGTGAGCGCCGCGGGCGATCATCAAGACCCGACGTGGGCCTGCCACAAGCTGTTCGATCAGGTCGGCTCCGAGCACAAGCAATTCATCACCCTTGGCCGCGAGCAAGGCTTTGGCGATAATTTCGGTCATGTGGAAATGCTGGTCAGCAAGGCTGCGCAGACTGAAGTCTGGCCGTTGGTGGCGCGTTGGCTGGCGGATCAACAGACGCCTTTGCTGGGTGGTACGCCGGATTTGGCCACAGCGATTTGA
- a CDS encoding mechanosensitive ion channel family protein codes for MELDLWTQSLVTAMTALWTKVANFIPNLFGALVVLLLGFVVAKLLDTLLSKLLAKLGLDRLMGGTGLTKLLSRAGLQVPISTLIGKIVYWFVLLIFLVSAAESLGLERVSATLDMLALYLPKVFGAALVLLVGVLLAQLANGLVRGAAEGVGLDYAAGLGRIAQGLVIIISISVAISQLEVKTDLLNHVIVIVLITVGLAVALAMGLGSREIAGQILAGIYVRELYQVGQQVRVGEVEGQIEEIGTVKTTVLTDEGELVSLSNRILLEQHVSSR; via the coding sequence ATGGAACTTGACCTCTGGACTCAGAGCCTCGTCACTGCAATGACTGCGTTGTGGACCAAAGTTGCGAACTTCATTCCGAACCTGTTCGGCGCACTGGTTGTGCTGCTGCTGGGTTTTGTCGTGGCCAAGCTGCTGGACACGCTACTCTCCAAATTGCTCGCCAAACTGGGCCTCGATCGCTTGATGGGCGGTACCGGGCTGACCAAACTGTTGTCGCGTGCCGGCCTTCAGGTGCCTATCTCGACATTGATCGGCAAGATCGTTTATTGGTTCGTTCTGCTGATTTTTCTGGTTTCAGCCGCAGAATCACTTGGACTTGAGCGAGTTTCGGCTACGCTGGACATGTTGGCGCTGTATTTGCCGAAAGTATTTGGCGCGGCGCTGGTGCTGCTGGTGGGTGTCTTGCTGGCGCAGCTGGCCAATGGGCTGGTGCGCGGCGCGGCGGAAGGCGTAGGGCTTGATTACGCCGCGGGCCTGGGGCGAATTGCCCAGGGCCTGGTGATCATCATCAGTATTTCGGTTGCGATCAGCCAGTTGGAGGTCAAGACTGACCTGCTCAACCATGTGATCGTGATCGTATTGATTACCGTTGGTCTGGCGGTTGCGCTGGCCATGGGGTTGGGAAGCCGGGAAATTGCCGGTCAGATTCTTGCGGGAATCTATGTGCGTGAGTTGTATCAGGTTGGGCAACAAGTGCGAGTTGGCGAGGTCGAAGGTCAGATCGAAGAGATCGGGACGGTGAAAACCACCGTGCTGACCGACGAGGGTGAGCTAGTCTCTCTCTCGAATCGGATTCTCCTGGAGCAGCATGTGAGTAGCCGCTAA
- the prpD gene encoding 2-methylcitrate dehydratase, protein MSANVDLNDRPDYDTVLQDIANYVLNFKIQSSEALDTARNCLMDTLGCGLLALRFPECTKHLGPIVEGTVVPFGARVPGTSYRLDPVKAAWDIGCIVRWLDYNDTWLAAEWGHPSDNLGGILAVADHLSQKYLANGDAPLTVRAVLEAMIMAHEIQGVIALENSFNRVGLDHVILVKVASTAVTAKLMGANREQLLSALSHAFADGQALRTYRHAPNAGSRKSWAAGDASSRGVRLADIAMRGEMGIPGVLTAKQWGFYDVLFSHTNNDLALKPEDKRAFSFSRPFGSYVMENVLFKISFPAEFHAQTACEAAVTLHPLVRNRLHEIDKIVITTHESAIRIISKVGPLANAADRDHCIQYMTAVPLAFGDLVAEQYEDDFHVAHPIIDVLRDKMVIVEDPRFTREYLEPDKRSIANALQVFFKDGSSTENVVVEYPIGHRRRRTDGIPLLEDKFKANLATRFTAQRSAEIFALCKDQVALEATPVNRFVDLFVI, encoded by the coding sequence ATGAGCGCCAACGTCGATCTGAACGACCGCCCCGACTACGACACAGTCCTGCAGGACATCGCCAACTACGTCCTCAATTTCAAAATCCAATCTTCAGAGGCGCTTGATACCGCCCGCAACTGCCTGATGGACACCCTCGGCTGCGGTCTGTTGGCCCTGCGTTTTCCCGAGTGCACCAAACACCTGGGGCCGATCGTCGAAGGCACGGTCGTGCCTTTCGGTGCGCGCGTGCCGGGTACGAGTTATCGTCTCGATCCGGTCAAGGCCGCGTGGGACATCGGTTGCATCGTCCGCTGGCTCGATTACAACGACACCTGGCTCGCTGCTGAATGGGGGCATCCGTCCGACAACCTGGGCGGTATTCTCGCGGTGGCCGATCACCTGTCGCAAAAATATTTGGCCAATGGCGACGCACCGTTGACCGTTCGCGCAGTGCTGGAAGCCATGATCATGGCTCACGAGATTCAAGGTGTTATCGCCCTGGAAAATTCGTTCAATCGCGTTGGCCTCGATCACGTGATTCTGGTGAAAGTCGCCTCGACCGCCGTCACCGCCAAACTCATGGGCGCCAACCGCGAGCAACTGCTGTCGGCGTTGTCCCACGCGTTTGCCGACGGCCAGGCGCTGCGCACTTACCGGCATGCGCCGAATGCCGGGTCGCGAAAGTCCTGGGCGGCAGGGGATGCGTCCAGCCGTGGTGTGCGTCTGGCGGACATCGCTATGCGTGGTGAAATGGGCATCCCCGGCGTACTGACCGCCAAACAATGGGGGTTCTACGATGTGCTGTTCAGCCACACCAACAACGACCTGGCGCTCAAGCCTGAAGACAAACGTGCCTTCAGCTTTTCCCGGCCGTTCGGCAGCTACGTGATGGAAAACGTGCTGTTCAAGATCAGCTTTCCCGCCGAGTTCCATGCGCAAACGGCCTGCGAGGCCGCCGTCACCCTGCACCCGCTGGTCAGAAACCGCCTGCACGAAATCGACAAAATTGTCATCACCACCCACGAATCGGCGATCCGCATCATCTCCAAGGTCGGCCCTCTGGCAAATGCCGCGGACCGCGATCACTGCATCCAGTACATGACCGCCGTACCGCTGGCCTTCGGCGATCTGGTGGCCGAGCAGTACGAAGACGATTTCCACGTCGCACATCCGATCATCGACGTGCTGCGCGACAAAATGGTCATCGTCGAAGACCCGCGCTTCACTCGCGAATACCTGGAGCCGGACAAACGCTCCATCGCCAATGCGCTGCAGGTGTTTTTCAAGGACGGCTCCAGCACCGAAAACGTGGTAGTGGAGTACCCGATTGGCCATCGTCGTCGCCGCACCGATGGTATCCCGCTGCTGGAAGACAAGTTCAAGGCCAATCTGGCAACGCGCTTCACGGCTCAGCGAAGTGCCGAGATCTTTGCGTTGTGCAAGGACCAGGTTGCGCTTGAGGCAACGCCGGTGAACCGGTTTGTGGATTTGTTTGTAATTTGA
- a CDS encoding OmpA family protein — MKLKNTLGLAIGTLIAATSFGALAQGQGAVEIEGFAKKEQYDSDRDFKNNGNLFGASVGYFITDDVEVRLAYDEVHNVRSDDGRNIKGADTALDALYHFNNPGDMIRPYVSAGFSDQSIGQNGGGGRNRSTFANVGGGAKLYFTENFYARAGVEAQYNIDQGDTEWAPSVGIGVNFGGGSKPAAAPVPAPAEVCSDSDNDGVCDNVDKCPDTPANVTVDADGCPAVAEVVRVELDVKFDFNKSVVKPNSYGDIKNLADFMKQYPSTTTVVEGHTDSVGPDAYNQKLSERRANAVKQVLTNQYGVQSSRVQSVGYGESRPVADNATDAGRAVNRRVEAKVEANAK; from the coding sequence ATGAAACTGAAAAACACCTTGGGCTTGGCCATTGGTACTCTCATTGCCGCCACTTCGTTCGGCGCTCTGGCACAAGGCCAAGGCGCAGTTGAAATCGAAGGCTTCGCCAAGAAAGAACAGTACGACAGCGATCGTGACTTCAAGAACAACGGCAACCTGTTCGGCGCTTCTGTCGGCTACTTCATTACTGACGACGTTGAAGTGCGTCTGGCCTACGACGAAGTGCACAACGTGCGCTCCGACGACGGTCGTAACATCAAGGGCGCGGACACCGCTCTGGATGCTTTGTACCACTTCAACAACCCGGGCGACATGATCCGTCCTTACGTTTCCGCAGGTTTCTCGGACCAGAGCATTGGCCAGAACGGCGGTGGCGGTCGTAACCGTTCCACTTTCGCCAACGTTGGCGGCGGTGCCAAGTTGTACTTCACCGAGAACTTCTACGCCCGTGCCGGCGTTGAAGCTCAGTACAACATCGACCAGGGCGACACCGAGTGGGCTCCAAGCGTCGGTATCGGTGTGAACTTCGGTGGCGGCTCCAAGCCTGCTGCTGCTCCAGTTCCAGCACCAGCTGAAGTTTGCTCCGACAGCGACAACGATGGCGTTTGCGACAACGTTGACAAGTGCCCGGACACCCCGGCCAACGTAACTGTTGACGCTGATGGCTGCCCAGCAGTTGCTGAAGTTGTTCGTGTTGAGCTGGACGTGAAATTCGACTTCAACAAGTCGGTAGTCAAGCCTAACAGCTACGGCGACATCAAGAACCTGGCTGACTTCATGAAGCAGTACCCATCCACCACTACTGTTGTTGAAGGTCACACTGACTCCGTCGGTCCTGACGCTTACAACCAGAAACTGTCCGAGCGCCGTGCAAACGCCGTTAAGCAAGTTCTGACCAACCAGTACGGTGTTCAATCGTCCCGCGTTCAGTCTGTTGGCTACGGCGAATCCCGCCCAGTAGCTGACAACGCCACTGACGCTGGCCGTGCTGTAAACCGTCGCGTAGAAGCGAAGGTTGAAGCTAACGCTAAGTAA
- a CDS encoding pyruvate, water dikinase regulatory protein, with translation MKRSAFFISDGTGITAETLGQSLLAQFENITFSKITRPYIDNADKARAMVQQINKAAENDGFRPIIFDTIVNQDIREILATSNGFMIDIFSTFLAPLEQELTEHSSYTVGKSHSIGGNSNYMERIEAVNFALDNDDGARTHYYDKADLILVGVSRCGKTPTCLYMAMQFGIRAANYPLTEDDMERLQLPTALRAHQHKLFGLTIDPDRLTAIRNERKPNSRYSSYAQCEFEVREVENLFRRENIPHINSTHFSVEEISAKILVEKGVERRFK, from the coding sequence ATGAAACGATCTGCTTTCTTTATCTCCGATGGCACGGGCATTACCGCCGAAACCCTCGGCCAAAGCCTGCTGGCGCAGTTCGAAAACATTACCTTCAGCAAAATCACGCGGCCCTACATCGACAACGCGGATAAAGCGCGGGCCATGGTACAACAAATCAACAAAGCCGCCGAAAACGATGGTTTTCGTCCGATTATTTTCGACACCATTGTCAATCAGGACATTCGTGAGATCCTCGCGACCTCGAATGGCTTCATGATCGACATTTTCTCGACCTTCCTGGCGCCCCTTGAACAGGAACTGACCGAGCATTCTTCCTACACCGTCGGCAAATCCCACTCCATCGGTGGCAACTCCAATTACATGGAGCGGATCGAGGCGGTGAACTTCGCCCTCGACAATGACGATGGCGCCCGCACCCACTATTACGACAAAGCTGACCTGATACTAGTAGGCGTGTCGCGATGCGGCAAAACACCGACGTGTTTGTACATGGCCATGCAATTCGGTATCCGCGCGGCCAATTACCCGCTGACCGAAGACGACATGGAGCGCCTGCAACTGCCGACCGCCCTGCGCGCCCATCAGCACAAGCTGTTCGGCCTGACCATCGACCCGGACCGCCTCACCGCCATCCGCAACGAACGCAAGCCCAACAGCCGCTACTCGAGCTACGCCCAGTGCGAATTCGAAGTGCGCGAGGTGGAGAATCTGTTTCGACGCGAGAACATTCCCCACATCAATTCCACGCATTTCTCGGTGGAAGAGATCTCGGCGAAGATTCTGGTGGAGAAAGGTGTGGAGCGGCGGTTCAAGTAG